Within Suricata suricatta isolate VVHF042 chromosome 12, meerkat_22Aug2017_6uvM2_HiC, whole genome shotgun sequence, the genomic segment GGGCTCGGAGGTGAAGCAGCCGCCCCACGGGGCCTCTGATCCCTGCGttcccaggagcccagggcagggggtcCCCAGGCGATCCGTGTGTGACACATGGCCTTCCAGCAGCTGTCAGGCTCCCGGGGCTGTTGTAACAACGACCACAGACTCACGGTTTAAAACCACACACACGGTGGTTCTGGGCTCAGAAGTCCTCACACCCAGGTGCGGGCAGCGCTGGctcccccaggaccccagggccGTCCCCACCTCAGGGACCTTGACAGGGCCTCTCTGCCCCATGGGGCGACAGGTCCCTGGTCCTGGGACCAGGATGGGGACGTCTTTGGACGGGATTACGAATAACAGTAACAGCTCCCACATTCTTAGCTCCTTCTGGAAATTGTGGTGCATTTGCAAAATCAACGGGCGCGGAGGCCAGGGCTCCTTTAGGAGGAACTTCCCACGGAGACAGCGCGCCCTCTAGGGGCGAGGAGCCCGCCCTGCCCGGCTCCCGGGccgccctccccaccgccccttGCCCTGCTCCCACTGGCTGGAGATGCAGGCCTGGCCCCCCCACTCCCAACCGGGCACGTGCACTTGAGAGGGATGCCATTTTCCACACGGAAGAAAGCGGAGGGGTGAGGGACTCCGGTGTCCGGTTGGCGCCGGCCGGCGGCCGCCCGGAGAACCCTGGCCCCGCCCTGCCGCTCTCCCCCCGGGCAGCGTTTCCCGGCGCCCTGCACGCCCACAAAGAGTAAAAATCATGCCCAGGCACCGTTAACAACTGACGAAACAGAAACGGGACAGGGCACATGCCTTCCTCACGGGTTCTGACTGCTTTCCAGAGACTTCCATCGTGACCTCCCTACCCCCCAAAATCTTAATCTCAGCAAGTCTGTGTCTGTTCACCTATTTGGGGCACTCTGGTGGGCGTCTGGCCATTGTGACATCTAGGATTCCCTTGCCCCTTGGGGACGAGGGCACCCTGAGGACAATGGCTGTGATGTGTCCCAACACTGGGAGTTTCCTGtaccaggaaaacagaaatgaccAGCAGCAGCCACGGGTACAAAAACGGCACAATTTATTCTGATGCTCGTGTGGGAACaccatggggggggggtgcagcaGGGTCCCCGCCACCTCCCCGGCCTGGCCCCGTGGCGGGGGGACCCGGGGCGCACAGTGGCTCTGGGTTTGACTGTGGTCTTGCATCCGATCGGACAGCTGCCTCGCCCTGGGCGGCGGTCTTGCCAGGCCCCCTGGAGGTGGGCCCGGGGGCTTCCGGGAGGACCGAGGCCAGAGCTCATGTTAAGTGCACTTGTCTGGTGTTGGGTGATGGTGCCCCTCACGTCCGCGAGCATCCCAGACACCCAGAGGTACTCAGAGTCGGCGTGGGCCGCACGGGAAGGGCAGCCACGGCAAGAGGCCACAGACGACGTGTGGGCGGGGGGCATGGGGAGGCGGGGGCTCGGGGCAGCACGGGGCTTCCTGTGGTCACTTCCGTGCAGCCCCCAACGGAGCCCACAGGAGGCGGTGGTGGGATTCGGACCCCGGGGCCATGCAGCCAGAGGGTTTTCCTATGATGCTGGCAGGCCCTGCAGAAGGACCAATCCCAGCGAGACGTGTGACAGGACCCAAAGGTCCCGGCCCGGAGGGCGGCTCCCCGACTCCCTGTGTTGTTCAGATGCTCGAGGGGGGGTTCCTCTCAAGGGGGAGGCGGGCTCACTTACAGGAAAAGCAAAATCGTGTCTTTCATGATGCACGAGGGGGCccggggaggctgggggcgggggtggggtccCTGTCGTACCTGTCCTGACGCAGACACGGGCCCCCAGGCACCGGCCGGCCGAAGGGCACAGGTCTACGCCGGCCCACAAGTGGTTTACAAACACAGCGGGCTTCCCAGGCGCTCAGCACCCATGTCCGTGGAGACAAGTGTGACGCCGGCCGAGGAGACGGGCTGGGTGGCCGTGTGCAGACCCCCAGCTGCCGCATCTGGGGTTGGGGAGGACTCGACGCTGGCGCTCAGCGCAGCCGCGACAGCACGCAGCTCCATCACCTGCTGGGCTTTCTAGAAGGCACGGGCCCATGTTCCCAAGATGTGGCCCTCTGTGCCCTGGGCACTGCCTTGGCGCGCTCAGTGGCACATCCTCGCGgtcatttctttctgttaagAACAAGGGGGACGTCAGGGATCGAGCCCAGAGGGATGGAAACCACACCCTAATGGAAAAGCAGGGTCTCAAGGGACCCACTGGCTTCGTTTAACGCCAAACCTTACAAACAACGCGACAGGTAACTGGGGGGCGGCAAGCCATTTCTGGGAAGGCCCACAGACGCAGTGTTGTCAAGGGAGAGAGGCTGCAGCAATGTGTAGATGACTAGGTGCCTgcgtgccaataaaactttattcacaacaCCGAGCGGTCAGCGCAGGGCCAGGTTACGGATTCGTGCTGCCGCAGTGGCTTGCCCGCCAGAAGGAAACTCCCGGAAAGCAGCCTGGAAGTAACGAGGAAAACCCTGTACAACCTTCAGACCCGATGACGGCAGTGTCGTGAACCTTTCCAGACAGACAGTGACAAACACAAAAAAGTGCGGCACAAAGACATCCTGCCACGTGCTACAAGACGGCAGGGGCCCGGGGCTCAGAGAGCCGGGACAGCGAGCGGACCGGCACCAGCCCGCGGCCTGCTGGCCCCAGAGAGACTCAAAGCGTCGACACGGGAGAAATGACGAGAGAATCAAGACACgatgttaaaaaacaacaacaacaccacaGAACTCAGGGCGCCCGGGTAGCTCACTCGATTGAGCACCCaagtcctgatttcagctcaggtcatgatctcacggttgtgaaaTCGAATCCCAcacccgggctctgtgctgatggcaccgcgcttgcttgggattctctctctctgcccctcccccactcgggtctctcaaaataaataagtaagtaagtaaataaataaataaataaatattaaaaaaaaaaagaaagcatcgcTTGGTCTCCAGCCAGGCAGCGAGGACGAGGGCCCGGCCACTGGCGTTTTCGGGGTGACCTCGCGGGGGCCCCGAGGGATGGCAGCCGCAGGTTTCCGGGTCGCTgcccctggtgggggtggggggcggggagcgacAAGAACCAAAACAAGCCCAGCAGAGGATCCCCCAAAGGGCGCACTCCGCCCCCGGGTCACCGAGTCCCGAGCCTGGGCCCCAAGCGGAAGCAGCCCCCCGCGCCCCCTCTGCTGACGGCGGCCCGGGCCCGAGCGCCCCGCTCACCAGCGGCTCCAGCTCCTTGGTGTCGATGAGGCCGAACTCCTTGACGAAGTAGTAGAAGTGCTTGTAGCAGGTGTTGACGTGGGCCTCGGAGCCCAGCTGCGCGATGCGGTCGAAGTGGTGGATGTAGACGTGCACGAACACGCGGAAGAGGCGCGACAGGATCTTCCTCACCGCCGGCAGGAAGTTCCTGGGGAACGGCGTGCCTGCGGGCGGGCGACGGCTCAGGGGGGCCCGCCCCTGCGCTCTGCCTGGGCTCCCGCAGGCTCCCCGCCAGGCTCGCTGTCCTCCTACCCCTCCTCCGGCCCGTCTGTGCCACATCACCTCATTTAAACATCTGTGACTGACGCTTCCTCGCTCCTtcgttggttttttttaatgtttacttctttattttaagaagagcATGCtcgcagaggaggggcagagagagagggagagggagggagagaaccccaagcaggctccacacagtcagcacagagcccgatgtggggctccaactcatgaaccctgagatcatgacctgagctgagatcaagaggcggACACGCAATGATGGAGGCCTCCCTGGGTGCCCTCTTCGTTTTTCTTAATTGTGGTGAGAGCCCTTTCGGGGAGCCCCCACGCCACCCTCCGGGACGCGGTGTGAAGCAGCAGGCGCCCCCTCGTGCTCCTTTCCACCCCCATCTATTCACGTCTGTCCGGCCCGCAGCACGGACGGAGTGCAGCCAGCACCAGCAGGCGGGTGCCCGGACCAGAAAGAGCGGGCGGCCCCTGTCCTTGACGTGAGAGGCTAGCGGCCCAGGGAGAGGGCGCCCGGGGACGCCGCAGTGGGCTGGGCAAGCGTTTCCCAGCTGGACACGCCAGCGTGTGGGACGCAGGTGCAGAGGAGGGCTCTCAGGGCGGTCTCTGCGGGGACAGTGGCTGGCCGGTCCCCCACACGGCGGAGCCCACGGGGCTGGCCCCTACCTGGGGATGCTCAGAGCCTGCGGCTGGAGGCAAGCGGGAGGGAAACGGCTCTCTACGAGCGGCCCGTGGGGCTCGGGCTCAGGCTGAGCCTGCGCCTCCCAGTGccaccctgctccctcctctgtaCGCGGGCCTCTGGGGCAGGGACAACGGTACCGGTCTGTGGTCGTCACCACTGTCTGAGCGCGGGGAGCAGGGCCTGCTCTTGGGCGCTGACTCTCTGGAGGGTTTGCTCAGCGTCACTGAGGCCTATGCACGTTCCCCGACGCTCGACTCTGGAGATGAACCCCAACGGTGGTCCCTGGGCCCCTGGAAGCCACGTGGTGCGGTGGTCCCTTCAAGGGCTGGCAACCCCCATGCGCTGGGGGCCCATCAGGTGGAACGAGGATATGAGCTCAGAAGGAACACCGGGCCcacagcaggaagagaaaggccCGGAGAGAAAGGCCTGGAATGCTGGGCACCGAACCCACAGGGGCTGGGTGCGAGCCGCCCTGGCCGCCGCTGCGCCTCTCTCCTGGACTGGGAGCCACAAGGGCATTCCCGGGCGGGCACTTTAAAGTAGGCTGGTCTGCATGGGCCCGAAACGGAATCTTCCAGAACTTCGCAGCCCACGCTCCCGGGGCTCCTCTCCCATGGGCTGCAAACCTGGCCCCGGCTGCTTTCATAAACAAGGTTACATGGGGACTAAGGCCACCTGATTGCTTACAAACTGCTGACGGTGGCCCTCTGTCTCCGATGTAGATGTGAGTTCTCAAGACACACCCCGTGGGGCGAGCGACGCCGGAGAGCTTTAGGAGCCGGTCCCTCCGAGGAACAGCGTGCAGCCCCTGGTCTGACATGAAGAGCACCAGCTGGTGGCTCGAGGCCCAAGCAGACGCACAGCGTGAACGGAACCGCACGCAGCCAAGACGAAGTGTGGACCCCACCTTCCCTCGCTTGGCCACAGACCCGGCCCCGAGGGGCCTGGCACCCCGGCCGCCACCCTCTTTGGGAAACATTTCCTTCTGCCTGCCTGGCCAGGGCCTGCAAGCTTCAGGGTGGCGCTGGCCACAGCGAGCAGGGCCGGAGGGGGTGGCCCAGGCTGTCCCTCCACCTGACGTGATCGAAGGGGACGGGCCTGGGGTGCTGAGAGCCTAAAGAACGTGAGGCCTCAGGGTCGCACTGGACAGCTGCGTGGCATCTGCCAAGTGACTTCTCTGCCTCTTGTAGGTGTCCCGTTTAGTAAGGATTCACCTTCCGCAGGTGAGGGGCCTCTGCTCTAGCGTGCCACCCGCCGAGGCGTGGGCGGGACTGTCGGGAGTCCCTGCTGGTGGTCACAGTGACGGAGGGAATGTGCATGTGGGGAGTGAGGGCcccggggcagggaggagggggagcaggtgCAGAGCTGGGCCTGAGTCCTGTCTGCCCAGCGGCTGCTCAGGGACACCGGGTCAACTTTGTGGGGGCAGATGAAGCCACGTCCACGGGAGTCTCCCGGTGCCACTGTAACAAACTACCACCGGCTTGGCGAACTAAACTACTCGCTGCTGAAAGCCACAGGTTCCCAGTCTGTCACTGGGCTGACGTCACTCGAGCTGCTAAACGCACTGTTCCCTCCGGAGGCTCCAGGGTCAGCCGATGACCTTGGTGCCTAAGGAAGCGCACGACCCCCCTTCCGTCTCTCTCGTGTGGGACctcactctgcctccctcccacgaGGGCCTGTGACGACATGAGGGCTCAGTTGGATGATTCAGGACCATCTCCCATCTCACGGTCCCTAACTTACAGCACAAGGCGTCCACCCCGCACACGCACGTCACTGAGAGGTGGCCACAGCGCATGCGCAGATTACCCCGCCCACCGCGCACCCCACAGCCGAACGTGTCCAGGTGCGCGGGCACGTCCCTCAGGCGCGTCCACCGCGCACGCGCACAGCCCTCGTCTGCAGGCAGGAGCGAGgcgcccgcccccgccgccccgcgGACGGATCCCGAACGCACGACGCTCCGGGAGGGAACCGGGCACGCGAGGCCACGTGGGGTGGGAGTCCACGTGCGGGACCGTCCGGAACAGGCTCGTCCACGGACGGGAGCGGctcgtgggggcggggggctgggagaggaatGCTGGGGTGATGGGACGGGGCTTCTTTCAGGAGTGGTGGAACGTTCTGGAACCAGACGTGCGTCTGCACACTGCGAACACATCATTAAACGCCCGGCACCGCGCACGCGTGtgaagccccgcccccaggccgcCCACTCACCGACGCGGGTGGGGAAGAGCTCCTCGTTGTTGATCTGCGCCTCGATCCAGTCCATGAGCAGGTCCATGTAGCGCGGGGCCGACAGCGCCGTGGGCTTGCGGAAGTGCTGCTCGTCCTGCCAGCGGTACTCGTACTTGGGGCCGCCGGACATGACGGGGCAGGACTGCTCCGTGCACTCGTCGCCGATGGTGCCGTAGATGAGGTTGACGCGGTTGAAGAAGTCCACCACGTGCACGGCCACCCAGTCGCTGAGGTCCTCACCGGGGGGCAGCTGCACGGCCAGCTTCAGGTCCAGCCCCGCGTTCAGCGACGCCTGTGCTTTCTTGTGCAGCTCGAACCGCTGGGTGCCCGGCTCGAACTTGCGCTTGGGGCGGAAGGTCTTGTCCTTGTTGAAAACTTGCTTTAGGAAGGGGTTGGACATGGCGGCCCTGCCGCCTGGTCCCCACGCTCCCTGGCGCGGCCTCTGCTGTCAGCTGCCAGCCGAGGGGACCGGAGATTCGCTGCGCCCCCGGCCTCCCCCGAGACCTGGAATACAGAAAGGGGAGAAGGGTCACCtatttctggaaacttctggaagCAAGAGGCTGGATCGGGAGGCCCCCACCTCGACAGAAGACACTGGGCAAAGCCCCTGAGGAGCCAGAGCTGGCTGAGTCCCCATCCTACAGCGGGAGGGGCATGTGCGGATCTGCACAGTGGCCAAGGACGGCCACAGCTCAGTGGTGGCCTCTGGGAATCGAGGTCTCTGACCCTGGGACCTGTGAACAGGGCTTTATTTGGGAAAAGGTGCCTCGCGGAGGCGGTGAAGCATCTCGGAACACACTTCCTGGatcatccaggtgtccctagtcCGATGACCGCTGCTCTGGCAGAAGGAGACGCAGACGCTTGGGGAGAAGGTGCATGAGGACGGAGGCCAAGCCCGGGGGCACCAAGAATGGCCGGCCCCAGACAGGCCAGAAGAGAGTCGGGAACGGACCTCACCACCCTGAGGACGTGCGCAGAAACCGCGTTCCCAGTGGGCAGACCGGAATTCTGGGGGGACGTGCTCCACTGCAGGGCCCAGCTGAGAGGCCTGGATGAGCCCGTCTGGGACCAGCAGGGATGCCCGCTGGTTTCTGGGGATGAGGCCctggccagggaggggagagccccacctcccccctgctcctccccagcctctccgTGCTCTGTGTCCTCTTCTGTTCCCGGACAGGACAAGCCCCACGGCAGGGAGTGGGAGAGGCGACACCAAACATGTGAGGCCGCGCTCACTCGGAACACAGTCACCACGTGGTGCCTGGCGCTGCCCATCGCCCCAAACTGTCCCTGGAGCGTAGGCCGGGCTGGGGGAGGCCAGGCGCCAGAGGGGTGCGCAGGGCCGGAGCCTTGGGAGTTCACCAGGCAGAAGGTGCAGAAGGGGAAGtgtggggagggcggggggagggggaagtggggggagaggcgGCCTGTCTGCTCCTCCTCCGTCTCCCGCACCGCCGACAACAAATAACCATTTATGACTTTGCTGTCAACGCCCAGTGGCTTCTCCTTTGCTGAAACTGTGGTGGCTCGTTCCTGACTGTCTAACCAGCGGTCTCCCTGGATGGAGACCCAGCCCGCCGCTGCAGGAAAGTACCACAGACCGAGAGGTCCTCACAGCCCAGCCGTGGCATCAGAAAGTTCTAGAGGTTTCAGATCTGAAATGGCCATCCTGGGAGCTCCTGCCTTTCCCGGCCTCCAGGGGCACCATGTCCATGGCCGTTGGCTTGCACagctctgacctctgcttccctCGTCACACCCCCTTCTGCAGGGACCCCACTCACCTTCCAGGCGGCCCCCAGAGAATGTGTACCACATGTGCTACCTGTCTGGGTGCAGGGGGCCCCAGACCCTTGGAGAGCCCTGGTGAGCACATGAAGCGGCCCGCCATGCAGGCACGGTGACCCAGACGACAGACTGGCAATGAGGGCCCCTGGGCTCCCAGCAAACAGTGCAGTCACGCCTCCACCACGTCCCACGGCCCTCTGCTGCTGGGACGTGGAAGGAAGGGGACTCCGGGGCCCTGGGCTCCGAGAAGGCGCCCCTTGAGCCAGTGACTGCATTTCTGGGGCCGTGTACGGCCTGCACACCTGCCTCGCCAGAACCGGGCTGGCTGTGCCCACTGCCGCCGTGCCAGGGAGCCCTGGCTGAGCGGTTCGAGCAGCGTGGACACGGCCACGAGCATTTGAAGAGGTTTTCCTTTGGGGTGacagaatgttctggaaccagAGGGGACCGCACAACCTTGTGAACCGAAGACACAGGGCTGTGCGCTGTCTGTGGGTGGGGCATAAGGCCCGCGTATTTGATCTGAGAAAACGGTTACCTGGACGGCGGGGACGAGGAGACCGCTACCCTGGGCCCCAAACACCGGAAGTCTCCCTCCGGGCTCGCACAGAGGCCAGCGCGGCTTGTCGCCGCCGTTCAGGGGGGCCTGGAGCACAACAGAGGCACAGAGTGGATGGGGCGGGGACGACTGGTCAGAGGGGGGTCCCGTGAAGACCCCCGGCAGGCGGCTAGAGGCGGCATCAATGGAGAGAAGCGcacccactccctcccccagagCTGGCCCTGGGGCTTGGCCACCACCGACACTTCCGGCCGCCTCGGTGTGCATAACCGTCACCCCCGAGCCGCATGGCACCGACACTGGGCCTACCAGGTCTACCCCCCCCCCGGCACTGTGGGGGCGACACCCCTGCCCCCTGAGTCGTGACAGTCACAGGTGTCTCTAGACAACACCCAGGTCCCCTGGGGGCCGAGTCACGTCGGGTGAGACCCCGGGTTAGACCACGACTCGATACTTGGTTGGTGATTGTTAGGTTGGAGTTTCCGTTTCGGTGGCCGGCAGATGGAGACGCCAGGGCTCGAACCCTGGGCTGTGGGCGTCATCACAGCGAGCCCCTCTCCCTCATTCGGGCTTCCCCCCGGTGTAACCCAGTCTAACCCAGGGCTGGCCACCCTCTGGGCCGGGCCCCCCGCTGCAGCCCCGTGAAGCTCGCAGCAGACCAGTGTGGCCGGGGCAGCGGACCTTCCCTGTGGGTGGGCCTGGGTGGTAGGAAGGTGGTGCCTCAGAGAACGGGGCCCAGCCCCCCGCCCTCTGCCAGGCTGGCCACGGGCCCCTGGGGGTGCGTGCTGGACACGGCTGGGCGGGCCTGCTCCCCCGCTATGGGCGGCAATGCCGGGGGGGGCGGGAGGCACTCCGGGTGCAGGCCAAGGGACAGAAATCCCCTCGGGCCAACTGGAGAAGTGAGCCACCTTCTGCTCCCCTAGATGGTGCGGCTTAGATGCTTCCCTATTCGAGGTCTTACTTCAACCTGCGAACTCCCTTCCGCTtgaggaggcagggtgggggctggttaGCTCTCCCGTCCAGCCAGACTGGGGCCACCGCTGCCCCTCCTGGGCGTCGCCCGAGTCCCCGGCTCCTTACTCACCCGACGCTGAGCTGCTCCTGAAGGCAATCCTGGGCCCAGAGAGCCACGGCCCGCCGGTGCCCTGTTGTTACCTTTACTTGGGGTGTCCCGGGGACAGCTTGGGGAGTGTAAGCTGTGACCCTGTTGCCTGGAGACACAGGACAGAAGCGGCCGTGTGAGATGGCAGCGCGGCCTCCGGGCAGCGCAGGGCAGTGGTCTGTCTGCGCACCTTCCCGCCACGGACCAGACACAGGCCAGGAGGGTTCTGGAAGGTGGGGCGGGGCAGTGGGGGGCTTACGGGGTTCCTGCCTGCTTTCCGTCTCTTCTCAGGAAGTGGGAGGATTTTAAGTGGAAGCAGTGCTTCCTTAATGGTAGAATCGACAGCAAACAGCAATCCATCAGGAGCACGTGCCCCTCCACCCGGCCGAGGGGTGCCAGCCCCCAGAATGCGCCTTTGCCTTGAGCGGCCACAGGAGCCTGGGAagccaccccccccaaccccccacccttGTCCCAGTACCGGCTCTTCCTGGAACACCTCTGCAGGGGAGGGTGGAGCAGGGGATTCAGTGCTAAGGGCTCCCTGGGGCTGTCCTGGTGCTTCCCACAGACAAGATGTGGTGGTGCTTAGAAACTTCTAGACTGATGAAGGTAAGCTGACAATCTCTCCCCGCCCTAACCCAcgccctcctcctcaccccctttttctgaaaaccaaacaaaacattcCCTCTAAGCAACCGCCTCACATGCACGGAGCTGCGGCTGCCACTTCCTTCCTTCCGGCGCCCCCACACCCTGTCCTGGCCGCTGACTCGCACCGCTAAGGGGACCGTGCCCTGGAGCCGGGGCTCCACACAGATGGGCCCCAAACCCAGAGGTCAGTCCTGTATGTTCCAGATCAGCAAACCCTGGCTCCTAGGGGTTTGGCTGGAAGGTGCTGGAAGCCCAGGATCTGTCCTGTCAAAGAAGGCTGCAGCCCAGCGCTGTCCTCAGTGTCACCGGCCGGCGCTAAGGCCGCCTCGGTCCTGCAGGACTCACACTTCGgtggccccagccccgccccccgccccccaggtgtGTGGCTTTGCCGGCATTTGGGCCTCCTGTCTCGGTTTTCGGCGAAGTTCCACAAGCGCACAGCGGGGAGGCAGGAAGTGGTCTGCAGAGAGCACTCCAGGCCAGGCGGTCAGGGGCTCCGTGCACTCCGCCCTGATAatcctcttattttttaatcaattgtGATGTAATTCACAAGTaacttaaagtatacaattcaatggcCGTTAGTAAATCATAGAGTAGTGCAGCCATCCCCACTAATTCTAAAACATCCCCGTCACCGCAGAGGAAACCCTGTGCCGTCGGCGGCCCCTCGCCATCCCTGCCATCCCTCCATTCTGGTAGAGGCGCGTCCCCCCAGACAGACGTTCAAGCCTTAACCACCGGCACCTGGGGGCGGGACCTTGTTGGGAAACCGCGTCTTTGCAGATGTAAAGATGAAGTCACCCAGGCAGGGGGCCCGAAATCCAATGACACGCATCTTTAAGAGAACAGGGGAATCCGGACAAACGGAGAAGCCGGCCAAGTGACCACGGACACATCAGGCCGAGGGCGCCTGGGCCGGCCTGTGACCCCCAGGAGCTGGCGGAGGCGGGAAGGGCCCTCCCTGGAGCTGAGAGGCCGACGGGAGGGCAAACCCGAGCAGACCAGGGATCCGAGCCCAGGTCTGCGCCCACGGCCTGTGCTCCGAGGGGGCGCCAGGGGGCGCTCAGGCCAGTGTGGACTGGGCATCCCCCACCACAGGGGCAGATGCACAAGCACCGTGACAAAACCATGTCACCCGGGGACAGAAAGCACAGTGTGAGTGACAGAGACCAGGGGTGGTTGTGTCTGCTCAGGAGCCACACCTCTTCCTTCTAGGGCTCGGCCTGCAGTTTCAAGGGGCCTGTTTCACGGAGCCGAGGCCCGCAGGTCAGAAAGGGCAAGCCGCCTGCTAGCTGGCCAAGCGTCCTTTCAACGTTTAGATGGTCAGCATGTGGACTTGACtctgaaaatctgaaaagactctGGTCTGAAGGGGACATGGTGCGTGTCCACAGCAGGCCAGGCCCGCCCTCTCCTGGATGGCACTCTCTCCAGGGAGCCGTGACTTGCTGCCAGCTCTGCCCGGGTCTCACCGGGTCCCTCTGCCTCCAGGGCCAGCGGGCCATGTCTGGAGACGTCTGTGGTCGTCACGCACGGTGTGTTTCTGGAATCGAGGGCGCGGGGCCTGGAATGGtgctcagcccccccccccccccccccccccccccccccgcacccacGGTGCCCCCGCAGAATGACCGGTCatggatgtcttatttggagctcaggagacacagaagtgcCCATTTCCTTCCCAGAATCTCATTTCTGACATTGGATTTCCCTTTTTTGCTTATGCAATCTGAACCTTGAAATTCTAGGAAATCAGGAACGGGGCTCTCCAGCTGGGGCATGTCTAAAAGTTCCCAGAGGAAAAGCCCAAGTTCTGAGCCGGCTGCTTGGGGAATTTTTGTTAAACCCCTGTTTTATCAAGTGCTTGTTAAGGGAGAAGAGCTCCCGG encodes:
- the MOB3A gene encoding MOB kinase activator 3A isoform X2; amino-acid sequence: MSNPFLKQVFNKDKTFRPKRKFEPGTQRFELHKKAQASLNAGLDLKLAVQLPPGEDLSDWVAVHVVDFFNRVNLIYGTIGDECTEQSCPVMSGGPKYEYRWQDEQHFRKPTALSAPRYMDLLMDWIEAQINNEELFPTRVGTPFPRNFLPAVRKILSRLFRVFVHVYIHHFDRIAQLGSEAHVNTCYKHFYYFVKEFGLIDTKELEPLKEMTARMCH
- the MOB3A gene encoding MOB kinase activator 3A isoform X1; its protein translation is MSNPFLKQVFNKDKTFRPKRKFEPGTQRFELHKKAQASLNAGLDLKLAVQLPPGEDLSDWVAVHVVDFFNRVNLIYGTIGDECTEQSCPVMSGGPKYEYRWQDEQHFRKPTALSAPRYMDLLMDWIEAQINNEELFPTRVDQGLHAVPRRDRLLKLSGVARPTGCVLRTHIYIGDRGPPSAVCKQSGGLSPHVTLFMKAAGARFAAHGRGAPGAWAAKFWKIPFRAHADQPTLKCPPGNALVAPSPGERRSGGQGGSHPAPVGSVPSIPGLSLRAFLFLLWARCSF